A segment of the Arachis hypogaea cultivar Tifrunner chromosome 5, arahy.Tifrunner.gnm2.J5K5, whole genome shotgun sequence genome:
TTCCCTCTACttattttttcttgtttcatGTTTTTCGGCCGATTAGTATTATTTGAACATAGTCATGATCATATTTTGTGAAGACGTATCATCCATCCACTATCAGATGAGGTGCGAGCTTCACTTACATTATTGGAATGAACTCGTCCTTGTCTGATGGTGGATAGGAAAGATTTCGGCCCAAAATACAAACGAAAACTTTACTTAAATTGGTTACTGATAAAATTTTTCCCTCTTATGATTCCATAATCAGTTCGTTGGTTTCATCTTTGGTGCTGTTACATGGCTAAGGAACTTAATAATAGGAGACAATGCTCCATTTAGGGTGATCCAAGATTCTCTTCAATTGTTGGGGTATGTGCCTTAAATTTTCTCACAAAACCAAACATGTTGTCAAGTTTTACATGCCACATAGTAAACtgattttgaatttaatgatccTTCAGGAATGCGACAATTCCTTGCATCACTCTTTTGCTTGGTAGTAACCTCACTCAAGGTATACAAAAGAAACTAGAAGCCATGGAGAGATATCTTGAGCAACAAGAAAAACAAATTGTTTTGTTAACTTTTTCTCTTGAACTCATGCAGGGTTTAAATCAACAAGTGTGAAGCCATTGACCTTGTTCTGCATCATCATTGCCAGACTTTTCTTGCTTCCTGTTATTGGTTTGTTCATCGTCAAGGCGGCAGCGAATTTCGGCTTCCTCCCGGTGGATCCTTTGTTCCAGTACGTCCTAGTGATGCAATATGCCATGCCACCAGCAATGAATATCAGTAAGTGACTCATTCCATGAATTCTTTTAGTTGAAGTTTAACTTGTTCTTGCATTGCCCAAAATACTAACCAAAACACATCCAACAACTTAGGGTGCATTTGATTTgcgttttaaaaataaaaagaggagtgttaggaagccagcaacttttgtgatttgtagccatcaaatagccatcaatgatgattttaatggtgtgagatttcatccaatgactcacttttctttgctggttacatgctgaccagaatttaataaagttgctggctccctagacttttccaaaTAGAAATACAAACCAAACATATTACATATCCTAATGCTTGAAAGTAACAAAGTCATTCCTGACTACTCTTCAAAAAACAAGAGACATATAAATTTATGATTTTCAAATCTAAGAGTTACTTGTTGGTAACAGTATTAGATGATATTTATGCAGGTACCATGGCTCAGTTGTTTGATGTAGGAAACGAAGAGTGTTCAGTTATCCTACTGTGGACATATGGTGCTGCAGCCATAGCACTCACAGCTTGGTCAACATTTCTTTTGTGGGTCTTGGCTTAATTGGTCAAATGAAGGAACAAGAAATGTTATCAATATTCTTTTCAGTGCAATTTTGGCATTCTTTGCTTCACTCAAATTCATCTTTGGAGGAGTAGCCATTTCAATTGTGTAGCTTATGTATAATTCTTTTAATTCTACCCATGTCTTTTtaggtgaaaaaaaaaaacaaagaagattAATTTTTTAGGGAAAAAAAGGTAGGGGAAAATCCATGTATTTTCATTATAGTGTCATTTAATTCACTTTAGGTTCTtcgtatgtatataatataattaaattatatatatttttttgtagaaTAAACGATTGCTTAATTCCAAACAAGTTTCTCTTAATTCATTGCCAAGTTTATCTATTGTTAATACGATTAATTTCTCGTTGAATTATGTTTCATGTCTAAGATAGAACTCTTAACACTTGATTCAAAAAATGACTTTCTTTGTTTGCTCAAtcagattttttcaaaaaataactcTTAActcttaaattatatatatttttcacttattaaatttaataacaaaattttgTAATCTATGTGTAGATATTTTAACCTATTCACATCCTAAAAggttaaatcaaatttttataatggtttttgaaattcataatttatattattttaatcttttagatttaaaatttattatattggtCTCCGAAATATCATATTGACgatctcaaatctttttaatatttgatttaacTAACGAAAAATATTGAGTTAATTTTGaattatcatattaaaatatataactaaataatatcttttcattttagTTCTTAAATAAAGCAAAAAcgaaatcattttaaaaaataaaaaatataataatttgtatattatataatttttttattttatttaattagcaAAACAAAATGATGTTATTCAGTCTTGTATTCAGCATAAAGCATAAGAAGTCAATcaagaaaatatttaatttgttgatttattactagaaaaattctaaaaattaatataatgtctaaaattaaatataaaaaattagtataaataaatttaaaaaaagtattgggaactaatattaattgtgtacaatgaattaaaaaaaaggtaaaattaaaattaaaaattagattattaattaattatttaattttaaaatttaaaatttgaaaattaagattagtaTTTAAATCCATTCACACTATGTAGTATTTACGATTATTTCTAATCTTACCATAATCTCCGATACACGTCCAAAAGTCACCGTCATCTTTTCTGGTTCTCACCTCGCGTCACTGAGTTTCTCGCCGGTCATATCAAGGCCGCCGCATCTTCCCACCAACACTGTCCTTACCTTCGCCAGTCAACCCGATGCGCCTCGCCCTCCGACGCTCAGCCTAACGTTGCTGCCGCTGTTTTGGTGCCTCTCTTTCGAACCGGCTTCGCTTTCTCCCATTTCTTCAAACCTCTTCTCACCGATGATACCACCATGCTCTTCTTCTTCGGATCCAAGCATGGTTAGCTTCTTTCATGATGTGAGCCGTATGCTTCACAACAGTGCCACTTTTGTCATGACTAGTCCTTTAAAATTATATTTCACCACAATAATAATTTCTTCtgtttattcatcttcttcttttattttaatggtcaatttaggatgatcattttagtaggtaagcggatgattattttatttttatgtagatgattattttgattggattgagtttggttatatataattaaaatatgttagatgttcaatttattaggtatgcggatgattatttttatccttaagtggatggttatttttattaaggATGAGTGGTGTGTGGCAAGCCAAGTAACGACGGTGAAATGAGATGATTATTGGGGTGTCCACccgttgaaaaagaagagagtattgaaagatttcaaatggttattttttaaaataactaactggatttttaaaaaatttaaaatttgaaattagagaatttaaaatttgatgtgaaataaTTAAACaagagtttttaaatttattattttgtgggtaatttttatttttaactcatattaagCCAAATAAATAGCCATATTAAGCTAAATAAATAGCCCATTATATACATTGTACAAATACTCTATTAGGTCTTAGTAGGActcataaatttaaattaaaaaaattaaaatagtaaaagaagTGAATAATATTAAACAATACTGTGAAGAGCATTTGGTAAACAGAAAAGCTCAGAAATCTGAACAGCTTGGATCTCCGTGCTTGATTCCCGGTTGTTGCGCCACGCACACATGAAAATTTGTCTCTTCATCTTCCATTTCTTCGTGTTGTCGATTCTCGCAGCTCAAATATCCTTCTCAGATTCACACGCCTCTGACCTCTCTCTTCTCCACCACCATACCAACCGTCAACCTGCTACGGGCCTCATTGCAGCCCTAGATGGCACTCTCTATCTGCTCGACACTGATTCCGGCAGGGTAATTTGGTCATTCTCCACCGGTTCCCCCATCTACCATTCCTACCTGGCACCTCTCAATTCCGCCAATGAATCTGGACTCATCGAATGCGGTGATGATTGGGAACTCATCCTTCATCACAACCACTTTGGTAAAACGGTATCTTTTTAACCCTATCGCATCAATTTAATCCTTGTTAGGGTTCAAAGTTTCGTAATGAATGCTATTTCTGTGTTGAAACTGTTTCTTGTGACAGTCCCTGTTGCTTTCTTGTGCCTGCAGAGGCTCTCGGAATCTATTGCTGATTATGTTGCGGATACGCCTGTTATGTCAGAAGATGGGGCAGTTGTTCTTGGATCCAAAAGAACAACTGTCTTTGAAGTTGATGCTAAAACCGGAAGGCTTGTAAGAAGTTATACCACTGCAGCCTTTGATGATTCGTCCGCCGCCGGCTGGAGTGATGACAGGAAGAATGTGGCTACTGACATTGGTACAAGCAGTAGTGAGCTTGCTGATCCTGCACAGCTTAATCCGCCGGAGTTTTTACTCAAGATATTTAGGACTGATTATCTTTTGCAATCTGTTGGTCCTGGATCTGGAATGGTTTTGTGGACCATGAAAGTAGCTGAATTTAAGGCTGTATTACATTGCCAACATGATGAGTATCCTTCTGACCGGGTGTCATTCGAGGCAGGAGGTCAATATGCTTTCGACAGTGGCTTACGTTTTGCTATGCCGTATGCATGTCATGACAGAAAACTAAAAGATGTCTATCGCCAAAGGAAGAATTTTCTGCTAGAACATGGCAACTCTGAAAGATTATCCGAGGGTTATCAAGAGTTTGATATGCTCCCAACCCCTTCTTCAGAACTGATGCTTCCATTGCAACCTAACAAAAATAGGGTTCCCCATGGTCCTAATAGTAAAATGATGCTTCCTGGGGCCGTGCTAAATCATTTGCCTGCTTTGCCACCAAAAATCAACTATGATAACAATGATCATGCAGTAATGCTCCACCGGTTTCCTATGGATATGGCTGGACCTGGTAAAATTCATGTGAGCAAGGGGATTGAATGGTCAACAACATCAGCTCTTATATTGTTTATAGGATTTATCCTCTGCATTTTGATCTTTTGCTTCTGCCTTAAGAAAAAGAGAGTGCAGAAGGACCAAAACATTGAGGCAATTTTAAAAAGTCCTTCTTCTAAGAAAAAGAGAGCACGTAAGTCTGGAAGGAATGCCATCGTTGTTGACAAACAGGATAGGAATTCATTGCCAGCTGAGGAGGATATACTGACAAATAATGTTGATGGACGGAAGATTGGTAAACTAATTGTACTAAACAAAGAAATTGCTAAGGGTAGCAATGGTACCATTGTTCTGGAGGGGATATATGAAGGTCGGGAAGTTGCTGTCAAACGTCTTGTTCAAGCTCATCATGATGTAGCCAGCAAAGAAATCCAAAACCTTATTGCATCTGATTGCCATCCAAACATTGTTCGATGGTATGGGGTCGAATATGATAATGATTTTGTTTATCTTGCTTTGGAGCGTTGTATATGCAACTTggatgatttgattcaaaattaCTCTGATATATCAGAAAACCCAGTGCATAGCAAGGATCAAGGTTCTAAGATTGTTATAAAGGCTCAGGTGGAGACAGGGAAGGATGACGTGCAATATCTTTGGAAAGCAAGTGGCCATCCATCATCGCTATTACTTAAACTAATGAGGTTAGTAAAACAACTTATTTGATGCAAAATGCATAGATGTGACAAATGTGATAAGAGTTGTAACAACTCTTTCTCTGCCAAAGCATCAGAAATAATGAGGAAAGTTATTGGACTAGATATAATACCTGAGCCATTTTTTGAAACAAGCAACATGTCTCGTGCATGGGTTGTTGAATTGCTTATCAATAAAAACTAGTACAACAATTTCTGATATTAATCACTAACGCCTGAAGAAGCAAGGTTTTATGGGGTATTTAAGTTTTAAGGATAAGAAAATTTATCCAATTAATGTTGTGTCGAAGAGTGTTGCCTCAATCAAAAGAGATGGTCATGAATGTGGATGCCAGTCTAAGGTAGGGTTTTCATAAAGAGATGATGACAAAATTGACTAGAATAATTTGGAGGAAAGTTTGAATCTTAAAGAGGATGGAAAGAATACAAGCATGGCataataaagcaagaaaaagactACTAAACCTAAACCACTAAGAATGCACACAAAAGACTTGATTTGTTTACATTTTGATAGTCACAGTTCAAATATGGATGTTAATCTCAAGTTTTTATTTTGCACCCATCTGTTATGCGGTTTTGTGTGCCTGCACATGTgggtggcttttttttttttcctctgttCTAATTACATCTACAAGTTCACTTTTTTATTGCAACACAGGGATGTAATTTCTGGGCTTGCTCATTTGCATGAACTAGGAATAATACACCGGGATTTGAAACCCCAAAATGTTTTGATAACCAAAGAAAGATCACTATGTGCAAAGCTTTCTGATATGGGAATTAGCAAACGCCTTCTTGAAGATATGTCTACGTTGGGTCATAGTGTTACTGGTCAGCACACTGGATCTCTTACAAGATTTTATTTCTGCTTCTAAGCATTGATTATGTAAATTGTCAGTGGTTTCTAGCATTAGATGAATCTATCCTATATCAGTTTGGTGATTGATAAATCATGGTAGTTGgaatttttctcttatttttcttgttttggtttTGCTTAGTTCTACAAGAAAAGCTTTTATACCAAAAGTTTtctgttttttaataattaacctTTCTGAAACAAAGTAAGTTAATCTGAAACCTGCATTTAGTTTAATAGTGTAATGGCATATTGTAGGATGTGGGAGTTCAGGGTGGCAGGCACCAGAGCAGCTTGTTCAAGGACGCCAATCACGAGCTTTAGATTTGTTTAGTTTGGGATGTGTCCTATTTTTCTGTATGACTGGGGGAAGACATCCATTTGGAGAGCGCCTTGAGCGCGATGTTAATATTCTAAAAAATCGAAAGGATCTCTTTTTAATAGAGTCCATTCCAGAGGCAGAGGACCTTATCTCTCGTTTATTAAACCCTGATCCGAATTTAAGGTATATTGTTACCCATTCATTGTTATTTAAAGAGCATGAATACCTATATTAAAGTACATTATGTAGATTAAATGTGTTATCTATTTCAAAACCATGTATATTTTTCAAgagtcaattttatttaaaaattatcctGCTTTGATGAATTTACAACTCCACTAAAGTTGATTTCATTTATTAACAGGCCAAAGGCAATTGAAGTGTTGCACCATCCTCTTTTCTGGAGTTCTGAGATGAGACTTTCATTTCTTCGAGACGCCAGTGATAGGGTGGAACTTGAGGACAGAGAGACTGATTCTGATCTTCTTAGGACATTAGAAAGCATTGCACCAATGGCTTTAGGTGCAAAATGGGACGAAAAGATGGAACCGGCTTTCATTACTAATATTGGTCGTTACAGAAGATATAAATATGACAGTGTTCGAGACTTATTAAGGGTCATGAGAAACAAGCTAAATCATTATAGAGAATTACCTCAAGAAATTCAGGTTTTGTCTTGAACTAGaactttttacttagtttttttaaaaaaaaaaaaaaagatttgaggaTGAGTCTTATTTTCTACCATTTTGGCTGAGCAGGAACTTGTAGGATCTGTTCCAGAAGGATTCAATGACTATTTTGCAAGTCGGTTCCCAAGGCTCTTGATTGAAGTATACAGAGTTATATACGAATATTGCAAGGAAGATCAATGTTTTCAAAGGTATTTTAGAGACAATTAGTGCTTTAGTTTTGTTTTAATGACCATAAATTATATACAAAGTGAATGAACAGGTTGAGAGAGGCCATGGAACAATCACATCGACATGGTTAACTAGCACTAGTCTAACAGTGTAATATATTACTGTAATACGATGTATGTATTCGCCAATTAGTAATACAGGAAAGTTATGATTTAGTGTATATAATGTATAATCTATGATCTTAGGTTTTAGACGACACTATGACCCTTTGACAGTCTGAATTTTTCTGTTGTTTTATTTCgacaaaaaataagttaaatggaCAATTTTTGTAATATAAATAGGCTCTCTTTAAATCTTCAATAATAGATCctctaatatttaaatataaaatttatttggacaatttattcttaattttcaatcaaatcctctAATATTTCTCCACCATCTTCTCATGCCATACACACCAAAGACCAAACCAACCCTCCATGTTCAAACCTCACATACAGACATACTTATACACATTAATTAAAGTTATGTAGCatcttaaataaataacaaagaaaataaagtaataaattgaattttataaaaaaattattagtaaaGTAATAAATATATCAAAGAAaatgttttaataatttaaaaaatgtgtGATGTCTTGAGATCAAATTTTATTGTTAATAACGAAAAAAAAGCTAATTAATGATATAATAAATGactaaaagtaataaaatttactatcaattaaaattcaataaattttttaataataatatattttaaaattttatttaaataattaacaaatttcttattttactattatttttatttagtgcTTATTCATTTAAAAGTATAAGtaaataaagataatattatataatataaaatttaatattttatgcgAAACTTCATCAAGCActacaatataattttttttaaaaaaaggttaTTCTATTTAACCTTATACTATTAGTGATTATGTTATCAAACATGCTAAGCAAGTCCAATTATTAAACCTTACTGTTGAGAGATATCGTCTTCTTAGTTTTACCATGATATACCCAAAATACTTCTGctatataaatcatatcttctactATTGAAACTTTTTGTTAATATaactatataataattacaaattaCAATCAATCCTTTcacagatagatagatagatagattatAACCTAAGTATTGCACTTAAATTGAAAGGTCAACTTGTTTTAGATGTTTCCTAGAGCTATCTATATAAGTGAAATTGTGATGATTAACCAAAACTATATCCTAAGTTCTAACAACATAATAATGGTTCCAAAAGATACAAGGAGTGCTGTTGGTGCTTTTGCAGCTGGCAAGAGAGGCCACAAAATCATGTATAGACAATAGACAAAAGTTGGCTTATGcttcaccaccaccatcacttttGTGTGGAGATGAATGAGCGTAGTCTTTGTTGGAGCTAAAGCTAATGGATGATCCAACTATGCTGCTTCGGCATGAGGTCATCTCTGTTTGCCTTCTCTTGGAACGGTGCTTAACCTTCTCTTCCTTTTCGTCTACAAATGAAAGGAAACTTCGAAGGCGCGAGGACCCTGATGACGACGTGCTCTGATCAGCAGGGTGAACTTCCTCTGAGGAGTGCTTGATGTACTGCCTAACTATCTGTATGAGATATATGAAGAGAGCAAGGAAGCAGGCAAAGCCGCAGATCAGATAGAGGCCCCAGAAGCTTTTAAGGTTTAGTCTTTCCACTTCGAGCTTTGTGCCTTGTGATAAGCAAGCGCTGCGCAGAAGCCATTTGTCGTGGATCCTTTGTAGGTCTCCACTCTCTGCCATTTCAAGAATTGCTGTTGACAGGTCTATTGCTAACGGAGAGTCTCGTGGAAAGGCCTGATTGAGGGAACAAGAAAAGTTGAAATAAAGCAACCAAGAATTTAGCAAGGTGAACTAATCTTAAACTAGATTCTGAATGGCTGGTAATAAAACATTATGATCATGCAGTCCAGGAATAATTCAAGAATTCAGAAAGGTTAAAATCTAGGAATGATATGAAAGCAACAGAAAGATCAATACTACTCCATAAAGGGGTGAACCTCTTTAACTATCATTTCTCATATTCTTAAACCTCTCTATTCTTTAATTAAGGGTTGTTGATAGAAATTCATGCCTATGCAATGTTCAAGTAAATTGCAAAGTTcaagtaaaaagaaagaaaactaggTTCAGTATAATACTGACAAATCCCCAACCATCTCTGGTGAACTCTTGACCTATAACAGTGAAATCGCACCGGGTTGAAAGGAAGAGCTCCATATAGGCACGCTCATCAATATATGCACAGATACCCCCATCATGGGGACCCTTTTTTAGTGCATTCGCAGCTTCCTCCGGTGTGTTCAGAGCAACAAGCCTGGATTCGTTAATGCCAATTTCctcaattaaataattttttgcaaAAGAACCTTGTGTGTAGCCAATAGGATCCTTTCCATTCACTAAACTTTCAATTCCTTTGATTGGTGAAGAAAGTTGTTGCACAGTGAGAATTGAGGTCAGACTTGCTGTGTAACTCGAGTTAACTATAAGAACTACAAATAGCCATATAATCAGCACAAAGCGACCAAGCGTGCTCACTGTATTTTCCTCTACAAAgcataaaattatcaacaaaaaaaggttaaataaataaataaaaatagcttGACTAAGCAAGAGATGTTAAAAGACAAAGAAGTAGAAAGAGCACTTACTTTGTGAAAAGAACATGGTTGAAAAACTAAACCTGCCAGAAACAACAAATGAAAATAACAACACATTAAGATCTAAGTATAAGTAAGCAGAGACTGATTTTTGCATCAGTATAATTACTGCATGCAACATTAGCATAGGTTGTGTTCTCAAAAGGCAAAAGATGGTGAACCGTGGCCTTACCATAAAGTAGTTACTATTTGTTGCTTGGGAGGGCCCCTAAAATCATCATTCACTCTATGCTCCAATATCCAAACAACAGCTCCCACAAATAGAAAAAAGATAGCTGTGACTGCCCACATCATTGGCGTAAATGGGGCCAAAAATGCCCAGGCATTCGAATCTGTCTTCTTAACTGGTGCTACCACCACTAGACCAGACTCAATATAAGGTTGTGTAAAATCCACCATCTTTGTTCTTTCTGTGGTAATTGTAATATCACCAACAGCACCATCAAATTCCTGTTTGGAAAGAAGAACAATGGTATCAGAAATATTGACATAAAATATCTCAATTGTGCAAAAAAATTATTTGCATGATACTCACACCCGTTGTGATTAGACGAACAAGTTCAGTGGCGCTAGGATTGCTGTGGTCATCGCCAAACGGGATAAATTTATAGGGGACAGCATAAGGTAACAAATTCACTGCAGCAAGAAATACCTCAATGCAGAATCCCTCAAATGTATCGGTGCCTGGTACTTGTGAGACAAATTCATGGTAACTAATGCTTTTTGGAACTCCAATTTTCAATAACCTTCCATTGTTTGGAAAAACCCAACCACGAGGTTTTTTGGTAGTATCTCCAGGCCAAATCACCGGACGTAACATTTTACCAGCCCTGGAATTATTGGCTGGTTTGGAAGAAAGAGCTTCTGGAGGATCAACTGATAATCCAGAGTAATTGGACCAATAACCAATACTCCTAAACCCTGTTCCAACCACATTCATGATTTCATA
Coding sequences within it:
- the LOC112800242 gene encoding serine/threonine-protein kinase/endoribonuclease IRE1a-like isoform X2 translates to MKICLFIFHFFVLSILAAQISFSDSHASDLSLLHHHTNRQPATGLIAALDGTLYLLDTDSGRVIWSFSTGSPIYHSYLAPLNSANESGLIECGDDWELILHHNHFGKTRLSESIADYVADTPVMSEDGAVVLGSKRTTVFEVDAKTGRLVRSYTTAAFDDSSAAGWSDDRKNVATDIGTSSSELADPAQLNPPEFLLKIFRTDYLLQSVGPGSGMVLWTMKVAEFKAVLHCQHDEYPSDRVSFEAGGQYAFDSGLRFAMPYACHDRKLKDVYRQRKNFLLEHGNSERLSEGYQEFDMLPTPSSELMLPLQPNKNRVPHGPNSKMMLPGAVLNHLPALPPKINYDNNDHAVMLHRFPMDMAGPGKIHVSKGIEWSTTSALILFIGFILCILIFCFCLKKKRVQKDQNIEAILKSPSSKKKRARKSGRNAIVVDKQDRNSLPAEEDILTNNVDGRKIGKLIVLNKEIAKGSNGTIVLEGIYEGREVAVKRLVQAHHDVASKEIQNLIASDCHPNIVRWYGVEYDNDFVYLALERCICNLDDLIQNYSDISENPVHSKDQGSKIVIKAQVETGKDDVQYLWKASGHPSSLLLKLMRDVISGLAHLHELGIIHRDLKPQNVLITKERSLCAKLSDMGISKRLLEDMSTLGHSVTGCGSSGWQAPEQLVQGRQSRALDLFSLGCVLFFCMTGGRHPFGERLERDVNILKNRKDLFLIESIPEAEDLISRLLNPDPNLRPKAIEVLHHPLFWSSEMRLSFLRDASDRVELEDRETDSDLLRTLESIAPMALGAKWDEKMEPAFITNIGRYRRYKYDSVRDLLRVMRNKLNHYRELPQEIQELVGSVPEGFNDYFASRFPRLLIEVYRVIYEYCKEDQCFQRYFRDN
- the LOC112800242 gene encoding serine/threonine-protein kinase/endoribonuclease IRE1a-like isoform X1; the protein is MKICLFIFHFFVLSILAAQISFSDSHASDLSLLHHHTNRQPATGLIAALDGTLYLLDTDSGRVIWSFSTGSPIYHSYLAPLNSANESGLIECGDDWELILHHNHFGKTRLSESIADYVADTPVMSEDGAVVLGSKRTTVFEVDAKTGRLVRSYTTAAFDDSSAAGWSDDRKNVATDIGTSSSELADPAQLNPPEFLLKIFRTDYLLQSVGPGSGMVLWTMKVAEFKAVLHCQHDEYPSDRVSFEAGGQYAFDSGLRFAMPYACHDRKLKDVYRQRKNFLLEHGNSERLSEGYQEFDMLPTPSSELMLPLQPNKNRVPHGPNSKMMLPGAVLNHLPALPPKINYDNNDHAVMLHRFPMDMAGPGKIHVSKGIEWSTTSALILFIGFILCILIFCFCLKKKRVQKDQNIEAILKSPSSKKKRARKSGRNAIVVDKQDRNSLPAEEDILTNNVDGRKIGKLIVLNKEIAKGSNGTIVLEGIYEGREVAVKRLVQAHHDVASKEIQNLIASDCHPNIVRWYGVEYDNDFVYLALERCICNLDDLIQNYSDISENPVHSKDQGSKIVIKAQVETGKDDVQYLWKASGHPSSLLLKLMRDVISGLAHLHELGIIHRDLKPQNVLITKERSLCAKLSDMGISKRLLEDMSTLGHSVTGCGSSGWQAPEQLVQGRQSRALDLFSLGCVLFFCMTGGRHPFGERLERDVNILKNRKDLFLIESIPEAEDLISRLLNPDPNLRPKAIEVLHHPLFWSSEMRLSFLRDASDRVELEDRETDSDLLRTLESIAPMALGAKWDEKMEPAFITNIGRYRRYKYDSVRDLLRVMRNKLNHYRELPQEIQELVGSVPEGFNDYFASRFPRLLIEVYRVIYEYCKEDQCFQRLREAMEQSHRHG
- the LOC112800242 gene encoding serine/threonine-protein kinase/endoribonuclease IRE1a-like isoform X3, translated to MSEDGAVVLGSKRTTVFEVDAKTGRLVRSYTTAAFDDSSAAGWSDDRKNVATDIGTSSSELADPAQLNPPEFLLKIFRTDYLLQSVGPGSGMVLWTMKVAEFKAVLHCQHDEYPSDRVSFEAGGQYAFDSGLRFAMPYACHDRKLKDVYRQRKNFLLEHGNSERLSEGYQEFDMLPTPSSELMLPLQPNKNRVPHGPNSKMMLPGAVLNHLPALPPKINYDNNDHAVMLHRFPMDMAGPGKIHVSKGIEWSTTSALILFIGFILCILIFCFCLKKKRVQKDQNIEAILKSPSSKKKRARKSGRNAIVVDKQDRNSLPAEEDILTNNVDGRKIGKLIVLNKEIAKGSNGTIVLEGIYEGREVAVKRLVQAHHDVASKEIQNLIASDCHPNIVRWYGVEYDNDFVYLALERCICNLDDLIQNYSDISENPVHSKDQGSKIVIKAQVETGKDDVQYLWKASGHPSSLLLKLMRDVISGLAHLHELGIIHRDLKPQNVLITKERSLCAKLSDMGISKRLLEDMSTLGHSVTGCGSSGWQAPEQLVQGRQSRALDLFSLGCVLFFCMTGGRHPFGERLERDVNILKNRKDLFLIESIPEAEDLISRLLNPDPNLRPKAIEVLHHPLFWSSEMRLSFLRDASDRVELEDRETDSDLLRTLESIAPMALGAKWDEKMEPAFITNIGRYRRYKYDSVRDLLRVMRNKLNHYRELPQEIQELVGSVPEGFNDYFASRFPRLLIEVYRVIYEYCKEDQCFQRLREAMEQSHRHG
- the LOC112800243 gene encoding glutamate receptor 3.6-like isoform X1 → MLKVWFLVFIVLSNGFSSTGQDMHNSTVPDVVNIGALFNYNTTFGRTVKIAIRAALEELNANPSILGKTHLNVILQEDSKYRGFLSISEVLQVATKHTVAIIGPQSAVTAHVISHIANELQVPLLSFSALDPTLSSLQFPFFIRTSHSDLYVMTAIADFVDYYGWKDVIAFYVDDDSGRNGIEALGDKLAEKRCRISYKAPMSPEPTDEEITNVLVQVALAESRVIVVHVNIFLGRKVFDIAKSLGMMGSGYVWLATTFLSGILEMNTPFPAGFTNNIQGVITFRVYTPDSELKRRFASKWKNLTQGETANDPLGLSALGLYAYDTVHALAHALDAFFKQGNRITFSKDPKLSLLHGDNLGLDTLNIFNEGNLLRRSIYEVNMTGVTGTFRYTSDRDLVNPSYEIMNVVGTGFRSIGYWSNYSGLSVDPPEALSSKPANNSRAGKMLRPVIWPGDTTKKPRGWVFPNNGRLLKIGVPKSISYHEFVSQVPGTDTFEGFCIEVFLAAVNLLPYAVPYKFIPFGDDHSNPSATELVRLITTGEFDGAVGDITITTERTKMVDFTQPYIESGLVVVAPVKKTDSNAWAFLAPFTPMMWAVTAIFFLFVGAVVWILEHRVNDDFRGPPKQQIVTTLWFSFSTMFFSQKENTVSTLGRFVLIIWLFVVLIVNSSYTASLTSILTVQQLSSPIKGIESLVNGKDPIGYTQGSFAKNYLIEEIGINESRLVALNTPEEAANALKKGPHDGGICAYIDERAYMELFLSTRCDFTVIGQEFTRDGWGFAFPRDSPLAIDLSTAILEMAESGDLQRIHDKWLLRSACLSQGTKLEVERLNLKSFWGLYLICGFACFLALFIYLIQIVRQYIKHSSEEVHPADQSTSSSGSSRLRSFLSFVDEKEEKVKHRSKRRQTEMTSCRSSIVGSSISFSSNKDYAHSSPHKSDGGGEA